One segment of Pelodiscus sinensis isolate JC-2024 unplaced genomic scaffold, ASM4963464v1 ctg62, whole genome shotgun sequence DNA contains the following:
- the ECH1 gene encoding delta(3,5)-Delta(2,4)-dienoyl-CoA isomerase, mitochondrial isoform X2, with product MAAAAGSGLRGRQLLRQLSAQIRPLPRFRAMASAAGGAPAAHSYETLAVSRAREKVLHVELNRPDKRNAMNAAFWREMVECFSKIAQDPECHAVVVSGAGKLFTAGIDLMEMGSVFVMMEGDDTARKAWNIRRKIREYQETFSVLEKCPKPVIAAVHGACIGGGVDLISACDIRYCTQDAWFQVKEVDIGLAADVGTLQRLPRIIGNRSRVFQDKPAMLEGAFELAADIAAKSPVAVQGTKVNLLYSRDHAVPEGLRYMATWNMSMLQTEDILKSAQAALEKKSPKDVVYSKL from the exons atggcggcggcggcgggctcCGGCTTGAGGGGGCGGCAGCTGCTGAGAC AGCTGTCTGCCCAGATCCGGCCGCTGCCTCGCTTCAGAGCCATGGCGTCGGCCGCCGGAGGAGCCCCTGCGGCTCACAGCTATGAGACCCTGGCGGTGTCCCGGGCGCGGGAGAAGGTGCTCCACGTGGAGCTGAACCGGCCAGACAAGCGGAACGCCATGAACGCAGCGTTTTGGAG GGAGATGGTGGAGTGTTTCAGCAAGATCGCCCAGGACCCGGAGTGCCACGCGGTGGTGGTGTCAGGCGCTGGGAAGCTGTTCACTGCCG GCATTGACCTCATGGAGATGGGCAGCGTGTTCGTGATGATGGAGGGGGACGACACGGCCCGCAAGGCGTGGAACATCCGCCGGAAGATCCGGGAGTATCAGGAGACCTTCAGCGTGCTGGAGAAG TGCCCGAAGCCCGTGATCGCCGCTGTCCACGGAGCCTGCATCGGAGGAG GCGTAGACCTGATCTCTGCCTGCGACATCCGGTACTGCACGCAGGACGCCTGGTTCCAAGTGAAG GAGGTGGATATCGGGCTGGCGGCAGACGTGGGCACCCTGCAGCGCCTGCCCAGGATCATCGGGAACCGGAG ccgcgTGTTCCAGGACAAGCCGGCCATGCTGGAGGGCGCCTTCGAGCTGGCGGCCGACATCGCGGCCAAGAGCCCCGTGGCCGTGCAGGGCACCAAGGTCAACCTGCTCTACTCCAGGGACCACGCTGTGCCCGAGGGCCTGCGCTACATG gccacCTGGAACATGAGCATGCTGCAGACCGAGGACATCCTGAAATCTGCGCAGGCCGCCCTGGAGAAGAAGAGCCCCAAGGACGTTGTGTACTCCAAGCTGTAG
- the ECH1 gene encoding delta(3,5)-Delta(2,4)-dienoyl-CoA isomerase, mitochondrial isoform X1, which produces MAAAAGSGLRGRQLLRQLSAQIRPLPRFRAMASAAGGAPAAHSYETLAVSRAREKVLHVELNRPDKRNAMNAAFWREMVECFSKIAQDPECHAVVVSGAGKLFTAGIDLMEMGSVFVMMEGDDTARKAWNIRRKIREYQETFSVLEKCPKPVIAAVHGACIGGGVDLISACDIRYCTQDAWFQVKEVDIGLAADVGTLQRLPRIIGNRSLVNELAFTARRMMAPEAESSGLVSRVFQDKPAMLEGAFELAADIAAKSPVAVQGTKVNLLYSRDHAVPEGLRYMATWNMSMLQTEDILKSAQAALEKKSPKDVVYSKL; this is translated from the exons atggcggcggcggcgggctcCGGCTTGAGGGGGCGGCAGCTGCTGAGAC AGCTGTCTGCCCAGATCCGGCCGCTGCCTCGCTTCAGAGCCATGGCGTCGGCCGCCGGAGGAGCCCCTGCGGCTCACAGCTATGAGACCCTGGCGGTGTCCCGGGCGCGGGAGAAGGTGCTCCACGTGGAGCTGAACCGGCCAGACAAGCGGAACGCCATGAACGCAGCGTTTTGGAG GGAGATGGTGGAGTGTTTCAGCAAGATCGCCCAGGACCCGGAGTGCCACGCGGTGGTGGTGTCAGGCGCTGGGAAGCTGTTCACTGCCG GCATTGACCTCATGGAGATGGGCAGCGTGTTCGTGATGATGGAGGGGGACGACACGGCCCGCAAGGCGTGGAACATCCGCCGGAAGATCCGGGAGTATCAGGAGACCTTCAGCGTGCTGGAGAAG TGCCCGAAGCCCGTGATCGCCGCTGTCCACGGAGCCTGCATCGGAGGAG GCGTAGACCTGATCTCTGCCTGCGACATCCGGTACTGCACGCAGGACGCCTGGTTCCAAGTGAAG GAGGTGGATATCGGGCTGGCGGCAGACGTGGGCACCCTGCAGCGCCTGCCCAGGATCATCGGGAACCGGAG cctggTGAACGAGCTGGCTTTCACCGCCCGCAGGATGATGGCTCCCGAAGCTGAGAGCAGCGGCCTGGTCAG ccgcgTGTTCCAGGACAAGCCGGCCATGCTGGAGGGCGCCTTCGAGCTGGCGGCCGACATCGCGGCCAAGAGCCCCGTGGCCGTGCAGGGCACCAAGGTCAACCTGCTCTACTCCAGGGACCACGCTGTGCCCGAGGGCCTGCGCTACATG gccacCTGGAACATGAGCATGCTGCAGACCGAGGACATCCTGAAATCTGCGCAGGCCGCCCTGGAGAAGAAGAGCCCCAAGGACGTTGTGTACTCCAAGCTGTAG